Proteins encoded by one window of Emticicia oligotrophica DSM 17448:
- the hflX gene encoding GTPase HflX produces the protein MLKSPIFSTAKQQESAILVGLITQKQNAEQTKEYLDELEFLATTAGVITKRVFTQRLERPDSRTFVGKGKLEEIKVWLIENPVDSIIFDDDLTAPQVRNLEMMFQDIKILDRSLLILNIFSQRAQTDQAKRQVELAQYQYLLPRLTRMWTHLSRQKGGIGMRGPGEKELETDKRIVKDRIAFLKDKLEKIDKQSFTRRKERSRLVRVALVGYTNVGKSTLMRRLAKTEVFAENKLFATIDSTVRKVVLGNIPFLLTDTVGFIRKLPTQLIESFKSTLDEIREADILIHVVDISHPSFEEQIEVVNVTLAEIGASEKSMILVFNKLDLFKPESEDNLDEHLTTIDENLLQKNLDRLKNSYLKKNTENVVFISAEHKENLADLRDVLIQKIQEKHFLIYPNWDPTQNPLYDWQGVVQE, from the coding sequence TTGCTTAAGTCACCCATTTTTTCAACCGCCAAGCAGCAAGAAAGTGCCATACTGGTAGGTCTGATTACACAAAAACAAAATGCCGAACAAACAAAAGAGTATCTCGATGAATTGGAGTTTTTGGCAACTACGGCGGGTGTAATCACAAAACGTGTCTTTACACAAAGACTCGAACGCCCCGACTCACGCACCTTTGTGGGTAAGGGAAAATTAGAAGAAATAAAAGTTTGGTTAATAGAAAATCCTGTTGATAGTATCATTTTTGATGATGACCTCACGGCTCCACAAGTGAGAAACTTGGAAATGATGTTTCAGGATATAAAAATCCTTGACCGCAGTTTATTGATTCTAAATATTTTTTCACAACGTGCACAAACTGACCAAGCCAAACGACAAGTAGAGCTAGCACAATATCAATATCTTTTGCCTCGCCTTACGCGTATGTGGACTCACCTTAGCCGTCAAAAAGGTGGTATTGGTATGCGTGGCCCTGGTGAAAAAGAATTAGAGACTGACAAACGTATCGTAAAAGACCGTATTGCCTTTTTGAAGGATAAACTCGAAAAGATTGACAAACAGAGTTTTACCCGAAGAAAAGAACGTAGTCGGCTTGTGCGTGTTGCATTAGTAGGCTATACAAACGTTGGGAAGTCAACGCTGATGAGGCGTTTGGCCAAAACAGAAGTATTTGCCGAAAATAAACTTTTCGCTACCATTGACTCTACCGTAAGAAAGGTAGTTTTAGGAAATATTCCATTTTTGCTAACTGATACCGTTGGTTTTATACGAAAACTACCAACACAACTCATCGAATCATTCAAATCTACGCTTGATGAAATTCGTGAAGCAGATATTTTAATTCATGTGGTTGATATTTCACACCCATCTTTCGAAGAACAGATTGAAGTAGTGAATGTTACTTTAGCAGAAATTGGTGCATCTGAAAAATCAATGATATTGGTTTTCAATAAGTTAGATTTATTTAAGCCCGAATCTGAAGATAATCTTGATGAACATCTAACAACTATTGACGAAAATCTTCTTCAGAAAAATCTCGACCGACTAAAAAATAGTTATCTGAAAAAAAACACCGAAAATGTGGTTTTTATTTCGGCCGAGCACAAAGAAAATCTAGCAGATTTACGTGATGTATTGATTCAGAAAATTCAAGAGAAACACTTCTTGATTTATCCGAATTGGGACCCAACACAAAACCCTTTGTACGACTGGCAGGGAGTTGTACAAGAGTAA
- the smpB gene encoding SsrA-binding protein SmpB, whose amino-acid sequence MAEKAAKKIDVSNKKASFEFFFLERYTAGMVLTGTEIKSIRLSKFNMTDAYCFFINGELYVKNLNISKYEQGTHYNHEPLRDRKLLLQRKELKKLANKLTDKGLTVIPTRLFINDKGLAKLDIALAKGKKLYDKRDSIKERDVARERMRES is encoded by the coding sequence ATGGCAGAAAAAGCAGCAAAAAAAATAGATGTAAGCAATAAAAAAGCAAGTTTTGAATTTTTCTTTTTAGAAAGATACACCGCCGGTATGGTTTTGACAGGAACAGAAATTAAATCTATTCGTTTGAGTAAATTTAATATGACAGATGCTTATTGCTTTTTTATTAATGGTGAATTATACGTAAAAAACCTAAATATCTCGAAATACGAGCAAGGTACGCACTACAACCATGAGCCTTTGCGTGATAGAAAACTTCTATTGCAAAGAAAAGAACTAAAAAAATTAGCCAATAAATTAACCGATAAGGGATTAACGGTAATACCGACTCGTCTTTTTATTAATGATAAAGGATTAGCGAAGCTAGATATTGCATTGGCAAAAGGAAAGAAACTTTATGATAAAAGAGATAGCATCAAAGAACGAGATGTTGCTCGGGAGCGAATGCGTGAAAGCTGA
- a CDS encoding OmpA family protein, whose translation MSFKPLFVLFVGLSLTSCVAKKKLTALQAQYDKAQSDLVKCGDSVQDYKDKLERMSKLQQDTEAQKNNTVATVQQRDQQIKDLKEQIADLKSLRDKQVEQVGNLTVLSKAANDNIDKTLSQLATKDKYINMLQAARTKADSINLALAVNLKSVLNQGLDDQDVEVKVDKTVVMINISDKMLFSTGSSRISSKANAVLNKIAQIVKSRPDLEVMVEGYTDNVSIKTDCIDDNWDLSVKRATSVVRALQQNFGIDPNKLIAAGRGEYNTLVSNDSAENRSKNRRTRIILMPKLDQFYELLNPDKK comes from the coding sequence ATGTCGTTCAAACCACTATTCGTTTTATTTGTCGGACTATCGCTGACTTCATGCGTAGCCAAGAAAAAACTTACAGCTTTACAAGCTCAATACGATAAAGCTCAGTCAGACTTAGTTAAGTGCGGAGATTCTGTACAAGACTATAAAGATAAACTTGAGCGTATGAGCAAGCTACAACAAGATACAGAAGCACAGAAAAATAATACTGTAGCTACTGTCCAACAACGCGACCAACAAATCAAAGATTTAAAAGAACAAATTGCTGATTTAAAAAGCTTACGCGATAAGCAAGTTGAGCAAGTTGGAAACTTAACAGTATTATCGAAAGCAGCTAATGATAATATCGACAAGACGCTTTCACAATTAGCAACAAAAGACAAGTACATCAACATGTTGCAAGCAGCACGTACAAAAGCTGACTCTATCAACTTAGCTTTAGCTGTAAACTTGAAAAGCGTGTTGAATCAAGGTCTTGACGACCAAGATGTAGAAGTGAAAGTTGACAAAACTGTGGTAATGATTAATATCTCTGACAAAATGTTGTTCAGCACAGGCAGCTCACGTATTTCATCGAAAGCAAATGCAGTATTGAACAAAATTGCACAAATCGTAAAATCAAGACCAGACCTAGAAGTAATGGTTGAAGGTTATACTGATAACGTATCTATCAAAACAGATTGTATTGATGACAACTGGGATTTGAGTGTGAAACGTGCTACCTCTGTTGTTCGTGCATTACAGCAAAACTTCGGCATCGACCCGAACAAACTTATTGCAGCGGGTAGAGGAGAGTACAATACACTTGTAAGCAACGATTCGGCTGAAAACCGTTCAAAAAATCGTCGTACTCGCATTATCTTAATGCCTAAACTTGATCAATTCTACGAATTATTGAATCCAGATAAAAAGTAA
- a CDS encoding phospho-sugar mutase, with the protein MLKALKLDSTAEKNIKTWLKGKYDSETKASIQQLIDEGNATQLTDSFYKNLEFGTGGMRGEIGVGSNRMNKYTVGAATQGLANYLNKTFAGQDIKVAIAHDSRNFSPEFARVAADILSANGITVYLYKELRPTPQLSFTVRQLGCQSGIVITASHNPREYNGYKVYWTDGSQVVAPHDKNIVAEVNAITNVKDIKFRGVKKRIKMIGEVLDKAYLKAVKSICVNPRMIKRQSDLNIVFSSIHGTGITMVPKALAQLGFTNVNIVEEQATPDGNFPTVVYPNPEEQEAMSLALKKAKELNADLVIATDPDADRVGMAVKDPKGEWQLLNGNQAASLIIYYLLKAWKKAKKLTGKEFVAKTIVTTDLIDEMAAKAGVNCYNTLTGFKYIAQVIRELEGEQTFIGGGEESYGYLIGDKVRDKDAIASCAMIAELTAFAKNEGLSLFDFLAEMYQKNGFYYEGLISLTKKGKTGAEEIQQMMLDFRAKPPKSLAGSKVIRMDDYKSLITKDLKTGEEKAIPSGKMGIESSNVLQFFTADGTKFTCRPSGTEPKIKFYVGVRAKLKKKDEFDATLASLKEKVKTIQAELNLN; encoded by the coding sequence ATGCTAAAAGCACTCAAATTAGATTCAACAGCAGAAAAAAACATCAAAACCTGGCTTAAAGGTAAATACGACTCTGAAACGAAAGCCAGTATTCAGCAATTAATTGATGAAGGTAATGCAACTCAATTAACTGACTCATTCTATAAAAATTTAGAATTTGGCACAGGTGGTATGCGAGGTGAAATTGGTGTTGGGTCAAATCGTATGAATAAATATACGGTTGGTGCTGCTACTCAGGGTTTGGCAAATTACTTAAACAAAACATTTGCTGGCCAAGATATAAAAGTAGCCATTGCTCACGACAGTCGTAATTTCTCGCCAGAATTTGCTCGTGTTGCTGCCGATATTCTTTCTGCCAACGGAATCACGGTTTATTTGTATAAAGAACTCCGTCCGACACCGCAGCTTTCATTCACTGTTCGTCAGCTTGGTTGCCAAAGTGGGATTGTAATTACTGCATCGCATAATCCACGTGAATATAATGGCTATAAAGTTTACTGGACTGATGGCTCACAAGTTGTTGCTCCTCACGATAAAAATATTGTAGCCGAAGTAAATGCCATTACTAATGTTAAAGATATTAAGTTTAGAGGAGTTAAAAAGAGAATCAAGATGATTGGTGAGGTGCTTGATAAAGCTTATTTGAAAGCGGTAAAGAGCATCTGCGTTAATCCAAGAATGATAAAGAGGCAGTCAGACCTAAATATCGTATTCTCATCTATACATGGAACTGGTATTACAATGGTGCCAAAGGCTTTGGCTCAATTAGGCTTCACAAATGTTAATATTGTAGAAGAACAAGCTACTCCTGATGGAAACTTCCCAACAGTGGTTTATCCAAACCCTGAAGAGCAAGAGGCGATGAGTTTGGCATTGAAAAAAGCTAAAGAACTCAATGCCGATTTAGTTATAGCAACTGACCCCGATGCCGACCGTGTAGGTATGGCTGTGAAAGACCCTAAAGGCGAATGGCAATTATTGAACGGAAACCAAGCAGCAAGTTTAATTATTTATTATTTACTGAAGGCATGGAAAAAAGCAAAGAAACTTACTGGAAAAGAATTTGTTGCTAAGACAATCGTAACAACAGACCTCATCGATGAGATGGCAGCAAAGGCAGGCGTAAATTGCTACAATACACTTACTGGCTTTAAATACATTGCTCAGGTAATCAGAGAATTAGAAGGTGAGCAAACATTTATAGGTGGAGGTGAGGAAAGCTATGGTTATCTGATTGGCGATAAAGTACGTGATAAAGATGCCATTGCTAGTTGTGCTATGATTGCCGAACTTACGGCTTTTGCCAAAAATGAAGGGCTTTCGCTTTTCGATTTCTTGGCAGAAATGTATCAAAAAAATGGCTTCTACTATGAAGGCTTAATTTCATTGACTAAAAAAGGAAAAACAGGAGCCGAAGAAATCCAACAAATGATGTTAGATTTTAGAGCCAAACCACCAAAATCATTGGCAGGTTCGAAGGTTATTCGAATGGATGATTATAAATCACTCATAACAAAAGACCTAAAAACAGGCGAAGAGAAAGCCATTCCTTCTGGAAAAATGGGTATTGAATCTTCAAATGTGTTACAATTCTTTACAGCCGACGGAACCAAGTTTACATGCCGCCCTTCTGGGACAGAGCCAAAAATCAAATTCTATGTTGGTGTAAGAGCTAAATTGAAGAAAAAAGATGAGTTTGATGCAACACTAGCTTCTCTTAAAGAAAAGGTGAAGACTATTCAGGCTGAACTGAATTTGAACTAA
- a CDS encoding DUF3291 domain-containing protein, with product MQKYYLAQVNISKLLAPIDSPLLADFVAQLDEINALAEKSKGFVWRLKGDNENATALRIFDDADIIINMSVWETIEDLKEFAFKTAHVGVMRERNKWFEKPSGAMLALWWIPHNYTPTPHDAKERLESINKNGSTPFAFTFKDVFLPIV from the coding sequence ATGCAAAAGTATTATTTGGCACAGGTAAATATCTCAAAATTATTGGCACCCATTGATAGCCCATTATTAGCTGATTTTGTTGCACAGCTAGATGAAATAAATGCATTAGCAGAAAAGAGCAAGGGTTTTGTGTGGCGTTTAAAAGGGGATAATGAAAACGCAACGGCCCTCAGGATTTTTGATGATGCTGATATAATCATTAATATGTCGGTATGGGAAACGATTGAAGATTTAAAAGAATTTGCCTTCAAAACAGCTCATGTTGGTGTGATGCGAGAAAGAAATAAGTGGTTTGAGAAACCAAGTGGAGCAATGCTTGCCTTGTGGTGGATTCCCCACAATTACACACCTACTCCGCATGATGCTAAAGAAAGATTAGAAAGCATCAATAAAAATGGCTCAACTCCTTTTGCGTTCACTTTTAAAGATGTATTTTTACCAATCGTTTAA
- a CDS encoding sensor histidine kinase: MLRFGNIIIILCILANQHIYCQVLSEQKTTNQFKVVVAEVEIAGRIVPLANSYSIGYEDNAIELTLKSMPTLSNISYKYRIIEDSFEGDKVYPWTNLKEDVIRIDTLNPAIYHFEIIGISKHDNIQSKPIFVEFKIEYPWWRSWWFWGACFVTLFGLFYGRERFLKFWADEEQRHYKQVTELELRTLQLQMNPHFVFNALNAVQSFILTRDSIAANNYLSKFANLIRLFLDSSRSKYITLSDEIKLLSLYVEMERLRFDNKFEFHLNIAPDVNQFVDIPTMILQPFIENAINHGLRYKTTQGNLYIHFYNQGKYLVCKIEDDGVGRERARQIQAKSRKGYQSQGLKITEERLRTFNMIADSDIRFSINDRIEKNDEEEADVGTLIEIKFPKFG, from the coding sequence ATGTTACGATTTGGAAACATAATTATAATATTATGCATTTTAGCAAATCAACACATTTACTGTCAAGTTCTTTCTGAACAAAAAACAACTAATCAGTTTAAGGTTGTCGTTGCCGAAGTAGAAATAGCGGGTCGTATTGTTCCACTAGCCAACTCCTATAGTATAGGCTACGAAGATAATGCCATTGAGTTAACTCTCAAATCAATGCCTACGCTCTCGAATATTTCTTATAAATATCGAATTATAGAAGATAGTTTTGAAGGAGATAAAGTTTATCCATGGACTAATTTAAAGGAAGATGTAATTCGCATAGATACACTGAATCCTGCTATCTATCATTTCGAAATAATCGGAATTTCAAAGCATGATAATATTCAAAGCAAGCCCATTTTTGTTGAATTTAAGATAGAATATCCATGGTGGCGTTCTTGGTGGTTTTGGGGGGCGTGCTTCGTAACCCTTTTTGGCTTATTTTATGGAAGAGAGCGTTTCTTGAAGTTTTGGGCTGATGAAGAACAAAGGCATTATAAGCAAGTAACTGAGCTAGAACTTCGTACGCTACAATTACAGATGAATCCACATTTTGTATTTAATGCCCTCAACGCCGTTCAAAGTTTTATTCTTACGAGAGATAGCATCGCTGCCAATAATTATTTATCGAAGTTTGCCAACTTAATTCGTTTATTCTTAGATTCTTCAAGAAGTAAATATATTACCCTTTCCGACGAGATTAAACTACTAAGTTTGTATGTAGAAATGGAAAGATTAAGGTTTGATAACAAATTTGAATTTCATCTAAATATTGCTCCTGATGTTAATCAATTTGTTGATATTCCAACCATGATTCTACAGCCTTTCATCGAAAATGCAATCAACCATGGTTTACGTTATAAAACAACACAGGGTAATTTGTATATCCATTTCTATAATCAAGGGAAATATTTGGTTTGCAAAATAGAAGATGATGGTGTTGGTCGAGAACGAGCTAGGCAGATTCAAGCGAAGTCAAGAAAAGGGTATCAATCACAAGGATTAAAAATTACAGAAGAACGCCTACGAACTTTTAATATGATAGCAGATTCTGATATTAGATTTTCAATTAATGACCGTATTGAGAAAAACGACGAAGAAGAGGCGGATGTAGGAACTTTAATTGAAATAAAATTTCCAAAATTTGGTTAA
- a CDS encoding LytR/AlgR family response regulator transcription factor — translation MYKAIIVDDENRSVETLRIILQQFCSNEIEIVGTANSIDEAYTLIQTVAPHIVFLDVEMPHGSGFDLLERISKPNFEVIFTTGFDRYAVTAIKFSALDYLLKPINIEEVIEAVSKAKKRIEGKHTQNNLEHLINNLRHPRDKNNKIPISVVNGFQFVPVNTIEYCEADDDYTYIHLTDNQKLTVSKNIKEFEDILANYDFFRIHHSFLVNRDYIKKYVKGEGGTILTEHGHELPVSRRRKQEFLEWLSSY, via the coding sequence ATGTATAAGGCTATCATTGTAGATGACGAAAATCGTAGTGTTGAAACCCTAAGAATCATTCTTCAGCAATTTTGTTCGAATGAAATAGAGATTGTTGGTACAGCAAACTCTATTGACGAGGCATATACACTTATTCAAACTGTTGCTCCGCATATAGTATTCCTTGATGTTGAAATGCCTCATGGAAGTGGTTTTGATTTATTAGAACGTATCTCTAAACCTAATTTTGAAGTTATCTTCACAACGGGCTTCGACCGTTATGCCGTTACAGCTATCAAATTCAGTGCCTTAGATTACCTTTTGAAGCCAATTAATATAGAAGAAGTGATAGAGGCTGTTTCGAAGGCAAAAAAACGTATAGAGGGTAAGCATACCCAAAATAACCTTGAGCACCTTATAAATAATCTTAGACATCCGCGAGATAAAAATAATAAAATTCCAATCTCGGTAGTTAACGGATTCCAGTTTGTGCCTGTGAATACAATTGAGTATTGTGAAGCAGATGACGATTATACCTACATTCATTTGACCGATAATCAGAAACTTACAGTATCAAAGAATATCAAAGAATTTGAGGATATATTAGCTAATTATGATTTTTTCCGAATTCATCACTCGTTCTTAGTGAATCGTGATTATATAAAAAAATATGTAAAAGGTGAGGGAGGAACTATTCTTACAGAGCATGGGCATGAATTGCCAGTTTCTCGTCGTCGTAAACAAGAATTTTTAGAATGGCTCAGTTCTTATTGA
- a CDS encoding LytR/AlgR family response regulator transcription factor produces the protein MNKLLYKIPLNLEGFTVVQNVVSQPTGANLAMRVAGKRNMIQLKDILYLKSSKNYTIFKLNDGREIISSKTLRIFEEELLEISNFVRPHRSYIINLEYVDDLYFNCRGGEILIHDQKIFISRRKAAEFRRNYRRFLRNTGQNVSSTIKMKTTIRVS, from the coding sequence ATGAATAAACTACTCTATAAAATCCCATTAAACCTTGAAGGTTTTACGGTGGTTCAAAATGTGGTGAGCCAGCCCACTGGAGCAAATTTGGCGATGAGAGTTGCTGGCAAACGCAATATGATTCAGCTAAAGGATATTCTTTATTTGAAAAGCTCTAAGAATTACACAATTTTTAAACTGAATGATGGTAGAGAAATAATTAGTTCAAAAACACTAAGAATTTTTGAAGAAGAGCTTTTAGAGATTTCAAACTTCGTAAGACCTCACCGTTCTTACATTATCAATCTTGAATATGTAGATGATTTATATTTCAACTGCCGAGGTGGTGAAATTTTAATTCATGATCAAAAGATATTTATTTCTCGCAGAAAAGCGGCTGAGTTCCGTCGTAATTATCGTAGATTCTTACGTAATACAGGACAAAACGTTTCTTCTACGATAAAAATGAAGACAACTATCCGAGTTTCCTAA
- a CDS encoding bifunctional rhamnulose-1-phosphate aldolase/short-chain dehydrogenase: MEKALTFKHVSYLWDEAKAAELAQNEVDLFIYRSNLLGADLRLTNYAGGNTSCKITETNPVTGEPAEVMWVKGSGGDIGTLTKKGCANLYVDKLQALKKRYRGLAFEDEMVELFNHCLFDPKCAAPSIDTPLHGLLPFKHIDHLHPDALIAIAASKDGEAIMKEIWGETMAWIPWQRPGFDLGLQLAKTVEENPNIRGVILGGHGLFTWGNTSYESYINTLEVIEMASEFLTANYGKKSPVFGGAKLDSKPVEERKMAAAEIMPTLRGLASSYRQMIGHFTDDPRVLEFVNSNDLERLAQKGTSCPDHFLRTKIRPMVLTGTSKEAIQAQFEAYRADYAAYYERCKHDNSPAIRDSNPVVILYPQVGMFTFAKDKQTARVAAEFYTNAINVMKGAEAVSEYVGLDEQEAFDIEYWLLEEAKLQRMPKPKSLSGKVAFVTGGTGGIGKAICEELMREGACVAAADRNLLEEVQAELRQKYGKDAVITTNIDVTNPEIIAESLRNTVLAFGGVDIVVNCAGLSISKALEDHTLADWNLLQDVLVKGQFLVSQESVRIMREQATGGDIVNIASKNALFAGPNNVGYGTAKAAQAHMTRLMAAELGKDKIRVNTVNPDAVLRGSKIWEGEWAEGRAKAYGIKVEDLPKMYASRTLLNEEILTEDIAKAVRVFVDGSLSKSTGNILNVDGGVAVAFVR, translated from the coding sequence ATGGAAAAAGCCCTAACATTCAAGCATGTTAGCTATTTATGGGATGAAGCTAAAGCCGCAGAACTAGCTCAAAATGAAGTAGATTTGTTTATTTATCGCTCAAACCTACTGGGTGCCGATTTACGCCTTACTAACTATGCGGGTGGGAATACCTCTTGTAAAATTACAGAAACAAATCCTGTGACAGGCGAACCAGCAGAAGTAATGTGGGTAAAAGGCTCAGGCGGAGATATTGGTACACTTACTAAAAAAGGTTGTGCTAATTTGTATGTAGATAAACTACAAGCATTGAAAAAAAGATATAGAGGTTTAGCATTTGAAGATGAAATGGTAGAGTTATTTAATCATTGCTTGTTCGACCCTAAATGTGCGGCTCCTTCAATAGATACTCCCTTACATGGTTTATTACCATTTAAACACATCGACCATCTTCACCCAGATGCACTCATTGCTATTGCAGCAAGTAAAGATGGAGAGGCTATCATGAAAGAAATTTGGGGAGAAACGATGGCTTGGATTCCATGGCAACGCCCTGGTTTTGATTTGGGTTTACAATTAGCCAAAACTGTTGAAGAAAACCCGAATATTCGTGGGGTAATTTTAGGAGGGCACGGTTTATTTACTTGGGGTAATACTTCGTATGAATCATATATCAATACTTTAGAGGTTATTGAGATGGCTTCAGAGTTTTTAACTGCTAATTATGGAAAAAAAAGCCCAGTATTTGGTGGTGCCAAATTAGATTCAAAACCAGTAGAAGAGCGTAAAATGGCTGCCGCAGAAATTATGCCTACTTTACGTGGTTTAGCTTCAAGTTATCGTCAAATGATAGGTCATTTTACTGATGACCCAAGAGTATTAGAATTTGTTAATTCAAATGATTTAGAGCGTTTGGCTCAGAAAGGAACTAGCTGCCCTGACCACTTCTTGCGTACGAAAATTCGTCCGATGGTATTAACGGGAACTTCAAAAGAAGCCATTCAAGCACAGTTTGAGGCCTATCGTGCCGATTATGCCGCTTATTATGAGCGTTGTAAACATGATAATAGTCCAGCAATTCGTGATTCAAATCCAGTTGTAATTTTGTACCCACAAGTTGGTATGTTTACGTTTGCTAAAGACAAACAAACTGCACGAGTGGCGGCAGAGTTTTATACAAATGCCATCAATGTAATGAAAGGAGCAGAGGCTGTATCGGAATATGTTGGCTTAGATGAACAGGAGGCTTTTGATATTGAATATTGGTTATTGGAAGAAGCAAAACTACAAAGAATGCCAAAGCCAAAATCACTTTCTGGAAAAGTAGCTTTTGTAACTGGCGGAACTGGAGGAATTGGTAAAGCTATTTGCGAAGAATTAATGAGAGAAGGTGCTTGTGTAGCTGCTGCTGACCGCAACTTGTTAGAAGAAGTACAAGCCGAATTGCGTCAGAAATATGGAAAAGATGCTGTCATTACCACAAATATTGATGTGACAAATCCAGAAATAATAGCAGAATCACTTCGTAATACAGTTTTGGCGTTTGGGGGCGTTGATATTGTGGTAAACTGTGCGGGTCTTTCAATTTCAAAAGCACTTGAAGACCATACACTTGCTGACTGGAATTTGCTTCAAGATGTATTGGTAAAAGGTCAATTCTTGGTATCGCAAGAATCTGTGAGAATTATGCGTGAACAAGCTACTGGTGGTGATATTGTGAATATTGCTAGTAAAAATGCCCTATTTGCAGGGCCTAATAATGTTGGTTATGGAACCGCAAAAGCTGCCCAAGCACACATGACACGTTTGATGGCTGCTGAGTTGGGTAAAGATAAAATTAGAGTAAATACCGTAAACCCAGATGCCGTATTACGTGGTAGTAAGATTTGGGAAGGTGAGTGGGCTGAAGGCCGTGCAAAAGCCTATGGTATTAAAGTGGAAGATTTGCCAAAAATGTATGCTTCTCGAACACTTCTCAATGAAGAAATCTTAACAGAAGATATCGCTAAGGCTGTAAGGGTATTTGTTGATGGCAGTTTATCAAAATCTACAGGAAATATCTTGAATGTTGATGGTGGTGTAGCGGTAGCATTTGTAAGATAA
- a CDS encoding GntR family transcriptional regulator: MYKLQFNPSDKTPKYKQIVQSIIVDIERTVLKKDEQLPSISELSEEYYLARDTVEKAYRELKERGYISSVQGKGFYVNGNDHNKMRILLVFNKLSSYKKLIYYAFLKVLGNKASVDLQIHHYDSRIFAEIIANNVGKYNYYVIMPHFFPETEKVSALKTLEKIPSEELILLDKDLPEYTKPCLSVYQDFEKDIFDALEELRDLLEKYSRMVLVFPSDGNYPNEIVRGFRQFCVNFGREFLIKENAIDEALHTGTAYLVVEETDLAELVKKTRQSELKLGQDIGIISFNETTLKELLEITVITTDFETMGRTAAALLLDKKQIKVKNPFYTIRRKSL, from the coding sequence ATGTATAAACTACAGTTCAACCCCAGCGATAAGACGCCTAAGTACAAGCAAATTGTGCAGTCGATAATTGTGGATATAGAGCGTACTGTACTGAAAAAAGATGAGCAATTACCTTCTATAAGCGAGTTGAGTGAAGAGTATTATTTAGCACGAGATACAGTAGAAAAAGCTTATCGCGAATTAAAAGAACGTGGTTATATATCATCGGTGCAAGGTAAAGGCTTCTATGTAAATGGGAATGACCATAATAAGATGCGTATCTTGTTGGTTTTCAATAAGTTAAGTTCATACAAAAAGCTTATTTATTACGCTTTTCTGAAGGTTTTAGGTAATAAAGCAAGTGTAGATTTACAAATTCATCACTATGATAGTCGGATTTTTGCCGAAATAATTGCCAATAATGTTGGAAAGTATAATTACTATGTAATCATGCCACATTTTTTCCCAGAAACCGAAAAAGTGTCCGCTTTGAAAACATTGGAAAAGATTCCTTCGGAAGAACTCATTTTATTAGATAAAGACTTACCAGAATACACCAAACCTTGCTTGAGTGTCTATCAAGATTTTGAAAAAGATATTTTTGATGCCTTAGAAGAACTAAGAGATTTACTCGAAAAATATAGCCGTATGGTATTGGTTTTTCCAAGTGATGGGAATTATCCAAATGAAATCGTACGTGGATTTCGACAATTTTGTGTTAATTTTGGAAGAGAATTTCTAATAAAAGAAAACGCTATTGATGAAGCATTGCATACTGGTACGGCCTACTTAGTGGTAGAAGAGACAGATTTGGCTGAATTAGTTAAGAAAACTCGACAATCAGAATTAAAATTAGGGCAGGATATAGGTATCATTTCTTTCAATGAAACTACACTGAAAGAACTATTGGAAATTACGGTAATTACTACCGATTTCGAGACAATGGGCCGCACGGCTGCCGCCCTTTTGCTTGATAAAAAGCAGATAAAAGTAAAAAACCCTTTCTACACCATTCGTAGAAAGAGTTTATAA